In Gulosibacter molinativorax, a single window of DNA contains:
- a CDS encoding sugar O-acetyltransferase — protein sequence MTTEREKLEQGLWYDANFDAELLAERERAADRYFQFNQTPPSETEQREALLDQLLPRRGANVSIVAPFYTDYGYNCVIGDGSFLNVGCYLMDGAPITFGKNCFIGPSCGFYTANHPLIAEERNAGLEKAQPITLGDNVWLGGNVTVLPGVTIGSGSVIGAGSVVTKDIPAGVIAVGNPCRVVREIAEDDRVGR from the coding sequence ATGACCACCGAACGCGAGAAACTCGAGCAAGGCCTCTGGTACGACGCCAACTTCGACGCGGAGCTCCTAGCCGAACGTGAGCGCGCCGCCGACCGGTACTTCCAGTTCAATCAGACGCCCCCATCCGAAACCGAACAACGCGAAGCGCTGCTTGATCAGTTGCTGCCACGGCGTGGTGCGAACGTCAGCATTGTGGCGCCCTTCTACACCGACTACGGGTACAACTGCGTCATCGGCGACGGTAGCTTCCTCAACGTGGGCTGCTATCTGATGGACGGTGCACCGATCACGTTCGGCAAGAATTGCTTCATCGGCCCGAGCTGTGGCTTCTACACCGCGAATCATCCGCTCATTGCCGAAGAGCGGAACGCTGGGCTCGAGAAAGCGCAGCCGATCACGCTCGGCGACAACGTCTGGCTGGGCGGGAACGTCACTGTTCTGCCGGGCGTGACGATTGGTAGCGGGAGCGTGATTGGTGCCGGGAGCGTCGTGACGAAGGACATTCCGGCGGGCGTAATCGCTGTTGGGAATCCTTGTCGGGTCGTGAGAGAGATCGCTGAGGATGATCGGGTCGGCCGGTAG
- a CDS encoding MFS transporter, translated as MSTTSTTQSNRWPAFIVTIAVAVTTILDLVKVNVTIAPMEETLGLTSSQAQLIVAGYVLAFGILLVPSGRLGDIWNRKAMFIIGLVVFASASLYCALAPDATQLVIARLIQGVAAGILMPQVIGLIQNLFQGQERGQAFGIFGASIGIGTAFGPTIGGLFIGGLGAELGWRWTFGMNVPLALIILPFAIWLIPGKQKHQASKDLDLIGTLLMAGTVLFVMLPFVLTSGGEEDDPARWWFLLVAAVLGVAFVWWERRYVAAGKSPVIDFGLFRWPSYRNGVLITTLMFGMMPPLFFVLTLYQQQGLGHAAVVVGMVTIPFAFTSAISAAVSGRYTFQHATTLVLSGLVVFWIAILGIVLVVLFVGPADTPMWLAIVLGFGGIGQGLVMSANQMRAMKHVPLESAGVGGSFMQVGQRLGNAMGIAIATSIFFSIVASLPLVGGVPDPTDPNTIATYRDAASAAITFVIALGVVAIALAFMDWRIDQREKREGTA; from the coding sequence GTGTCCACTACTTCCACAACTCAGTCAAATCGTTGGCCTGCCTTCATCGTCACCATTGCGGTAGCGGTCACCACGATTCTTGACCTCGTGAAGGTCAACGTAACGATCGCGCCGATGGAAGAGACCCTCGGGCTCACGTCCTCGCAGGCGCAGCTGATCGTGGCGGGATACGTCCTCGCGTTCGGCATCCTGCTCGTGCCGTCGGGTCGTCTCGGCGACATCTGGAACCGCAAGGCGATGTTCATCATCGGGCTTGTGGTCTTCGCCTCCGCGAGCTTGTACTGCGCGCTCGCACCGGACGCGACCCAGCTCGTCATCGCGAGGCTGATTCAGGGTGTGGCTGCGGGCATCCTGATGCCGCAGGTGATCGGGCTCATCCAGAACCTGTTCCAGGGGCAGGAGCGCGGCCAGGCCTTCGGCATCTTTGGCGCTTCGATTGGCATCGGCACGGCCTTCGGGCCGACGATCGGTGGTCTGTTTATCGGTGGGCTCGGCGCGGAGCTCGGCTGGCGTTGGACGTTCGGGATGAACGTCCCGCTTGCCCTAATCATCCTGCCGTTCGCGATCTGGCTGATTCCGGGCAAGCAGAAGCACCAGGCGTCGAAGGACCTCGATCTCATCGGCACGCTGCTGATGGCAGGCACCGTTCTCTTCGTCATGCTGCCGTTCGTGCTCACGAGCGGTGGCGAGGAGGATGACCCGGCGCGCTGGTGGTTCCTGCTCGTTGCGGCGGTGCTTGGGGTCGCGTTCGTGTGGTGGGAGCGGCGTTACGTTGCGGCCGGGAAGTCGCCCGTGATCGACTTTGGGCTGTTTAGGTGGCCGTCGTATCGCAACGGCGTGCTCATCACGACCCTGATGTTCGGCATGATGCCGCCGCTGTTCTTCGTGTTGACGCTGTATCAGCAGCAGGGTCTCGGGCATGCAGCTGTCGTGGTCGGCATGGTGACGATTCCGTTTGCCTTCACGTCGGCCATCTCGGCAGCAGTGTCGGGCCGGTACACCTTCCAGCACGCGACGACCCTCGTGCTCTCCGGGCTCGTGGTCTTTTGGATCGCCATCCTCGGGATCGTGCTGGTGGTCCTGTTCGTGGGGCCGGCGGATACCCCGATGTGGCTCGCTATCGTCTTGGGCTTTGGCGGCATCGGCCAGGGGCTCGTGATGTCGGCGAACCAGATGCGCGCGATGAAACACGTCCCGCTCGAGTCGGCCGGAGTGGGCGGCTCGTTCATGCAGGTTGGCCAGCGACTCGGTAACGCTATGGGTATCGCGATCGCGACGTCGATCTTCTTCTCGATCGTGGCCTCGCTGCCGCTCGTCGGGGGAGTGCCGGACCCGACGGACCCGAATACGATCGCGACCTATCGGGACGCGGCATCGGCGGCGATCACGTTCGTCATCGCACTGGGTGTCGTTGCGATCGCCCTCGCGTTCATGGACTGGCGCATCGACCAACGCGAAAAGCGCGAGGGCACGGCGTAG
- a CDS encoding septum formation family protein, which yields MKKSLLAPCILATALVLTGCAANDEGTRTVPLFDAEVGECFTTDDEQTTAFVAPCEVEHTYEVAEAHLVEGETYPGDEAIQQQADRVCPEAFLAYTDEPAAASTTWTSMAFAPGEAGWTESNNHSILCVVTPLNGEQATGSAKQ from the coding sequence ATGAAGAAATCGCTGCTTGCCCCGTGCATCCTTGCGACGGCGCTGGTGCTCACCGGATGCGCTGCCAACGACGAGGGGACGCGGACGGTTCCGCTCTTCGACGCCGAGGTCGGCGAGTGCTTCACAACGGATGACGAGCAGACCACCGCGTTCGTCGCGCCGTGCGAGGTGGAGCACACCTACGAGGTCGCCGAGGCCCACTTGGTCGAGGGCGAGACCTACCCCGGCGACGAGGCCATCCAGCAGCAGGCCGACCGGGTCTGCCCCGAGGCATTCTTGGCCTACACGGACGAGCCGGCCGCCGCATCCACCACGTGGACCTCGATGGCCTTCGCCCCCGGCGAGGCGGGCTGGACCGAGAGCAATAACCACAGCATCCTCTGCGTTGTGACGCCGCTTAACGGCGAACAGGCAACGGGTTCCGCAAAGCAGTAG
- a CDS encoding cobalamin-independent methionine synthase II family protein yields MTQPNRDRIQTTHVGSLPRTERLLQTNKRHQDGEIGWDEFTGTLHEEVVGVVKRQADIGIDILNDGEYGHVMTQSVDYGGWWNYSFSRLSGLTPGDQDRWAADAAAEPILSEPGKVRLASFAHRRDRAKFRDAYLNPENGVLAGRKPTVQPSVTGEVKYIGQDAVAADVAGLRSALDELGASNEGFVAALSPGSAARLPNEFYETDEELVWACADALRDEYRAIVDAGFTVQIDDPSIAESWDQVVPEPAVEDYLAFTQVRIDALNHALEGLPEDKVRFHLCWGSWHGPHTTDIEFKYLVEQMLEVRAGSYSFEAANVRHAHEWKVWQDVKLPAGKLIVPGVVSHSTNVVEHPELVADRIEQFASVVGAENVIASTDCGLGGRVHQDIAWAKLESLSEGARIASERLF; encoded by the coding sequence ATGACGCAGCCAAATCGCGATCGGATTCAGACCACGCACGTGGGATCGCTCCCCCGCACCGAGCGCCTGCTCCAGACCAATAAGCGCCACCAGGATGGCGAGATCGGCTGGGACGAGTTCACCGGCACCCTGCACGAGGAGGTCGTGGGCGTCGTGAAGCGCCAGGCCGACATCGGCATCGACATCCTGAACGACGGCGAGTACGGACACGTCATGACCCAGTCGGTCGACTACGGCGGGTGGTGGAACTACTCGTTCAGCCGCCTCTCGGGCCTCACCCCTGGTGACCAGGACCGCTGGGCCGCGGATGCTGCTGCCGAGCCCATCCTCTCGGAACCCGGCAAGGTGCGCCTCGCATCCTTCGCCCACCGACGCGACCGCGCCAAGTTCCGCGACGCGTATCTCAACCCCGAGAACGGCGTGCTCGCTGGCCGCAAGCCGACGGTGCAGCCTTCCGTGACCGGCGAGGTCAAGTACATCGGTCAGGATGCGGTGGCCGCCGACGTCGCTGGCCTACGTTCCGCACTCGACGAGCTTGGTGCATCCAACGAGGGCTTCGTCGCCGCACTCTCCCCCGGCTCGGCGGCTCGCCTGCCGAACGAGTTCTACGAGACTGACGAGGAGCTCGTCTGGGCTTGCGCGGATGCGCTTCGCGACGAGTACCGCGCGATCGTGGATGCGGGATTCACGGTGCAGATCGATGACCCGTCGATCGCGGAGTCGTGGGACCAGGTAGTTCCCGAGCCCGCGGTGGAGGACTACCTCGCGTTCACACAGGTGCGCATCGACGCGCTGAACCACGCGCTCGAAGGCCTGCCCGAGGACAAGGTGCGCTTCCACCTCTGCTGGGGTTCGTGGCACGGCCCGCACACCACCGACATCGAGTTCAAGTACCTCGTCGAGCAGATGCTCGAGGTGCGTGCTGGCTCGTACTCGTTCGAGGCTGCCAACGTCCGCCACGCGCACGAGTGGAAGGTGTGGCAGGACGTCAAGCTGCCCGCGGGCAAGCTAATCGTGCCGGGTGTGGTCTCGCACTCGACGAACGTGGTCGAGCATCCTGAGCTCGTCGCCGACCGCATCGAGCAGTTCGCGTCGGTCGTAGGTGCCGAGAACGTCATCGCGTCGACCGACTGCGGCCTCGGCGGCCGCGTCCACCAGGACATCGCGTGGGCGAAGCTCGAGTCGCTGTCGGAGGGCGCGCGCATCGCATCCGAGCGACTCTTCTAG
- the aroQ gene encoding type II 3-dehydroquinate dehydratase, whose amino-acid sequence MHPKIFVLNGPNLNTLGTRKPEVYGRETLADVEARVRRRADALGLRIEFFQSNHEGEIVEMIQRARTEAAGIVINPAAYTHTSVAIHDALEYAERPTVEVHISNVHAREPFRHHSYVSPIANVVIAGAGTLGYELALEWLEGHLRPTHSA is encoded by the coding sequence ATGCATCCGAAGATCTTTGTGCTCAACGGCCCCAACCTCAACACGCTCGGCACGCGTAAGCCCGAGGTCTATGGCCGCGAAACGCTCGCCGACGTCGAGGCGCGGGTGCGGCGGCGAGCGGATGCGCTGGGTCTGCGGATCGAGTTCTTCCAATCGAATCACGAGGGCGAGATCGTCGAGATGATTCAGCGGGCCCGCACCGAGGCGGCCGGCATCGTGATCAATCCTGCCGCGTACACGCACACTTCCGTGGCGATCCACGACGCGCTTGAATATGCGGAGCGGCCGACGGTCGAGGTGCACATTTCGAACGTGCACGCGCGCGAGCCGTTCCGCCACCACTCGTACGTATCGCCGATCGCGAACGTCGTGATCGCGGGCGCGGGCACGCTCGGCTACGAGCTCGCCCTCGAGTGGCTGGAGGGCCACCTTCGGCCCACGCACTCGGCGTAG
- a CDS encoding Fic family protein yields MTSPRFDAVVRLDAITEAGEVRMQWPRTSSVTEIWRPDPGKWADQSRVPHFGEPYSASIPPRIAELDVALPGRIAADLETATIRLRDFDVEFGASLSPIAALLIRSESLSSSQIENVNARARQIVAAEIGESDSRNAKLIAASSRAMIDAIGNPGEINADLAKRIQASLLASSPELRPGEYRTEPIWIGTSSVSPHGAEYVAPPVGELPGLLADWSRFASRTDVPILAHTVLAHAQFEAIHPFRDGNGRTGRALMQAMLRKRGATRHVAVPISSGLLTETDRYFAALQAFEAGDPVPLLEASVAATHSAIDNARELVGAIEQLRERQRAAIVARRDSKVWEVLEYTIRQPVFTPSMVADALGITTTNVQRNLDVLVDAEVLIATASVHRARGRIYRSQAILDELDRFAERATRRTA; encoded by the coding sequence TTGACTTCGCCCCGGTTCGACGCTGTCGTGCGATTGGATGCGATCACGGAGGCAGGTGAGGTGCGGATGCAGTGGCCCCGGACATCCAGTGTCACGGAGATTTGGCGACCAGACCCAGGCAAGTGGGCGGACCAATCCCGCGTCCCGCACTTTGGCGAGCCCTACTCCGCCTCGATTCCGCCACGCATTGCCGAGCTCGACGTCGCACTGCCCGGCCGCATCGCGGCAGACCTTGAGACAGCCACCATTCGGTTGCGCGATTTCGACGTCGAGTTCGGCGCCTCGCTCTCCCCCATCGCCGCGCTGCTGATTCGCTCCGAGTCGCTCTCGAGCTCGCAGATTGAGAACGTCAATGCCCGAGCACGGCAGATCGTCGCCGCAGAAATCGGCGAGTCTGACAGCCGAAACGCGAAGCTCATCGCGGCGAGCAGTCGCGCGATGATCGACGCGATCGGCAACCCCGGCGAGATTAATGCTGACCTGGCGAAGCGCATCCAGGCGAGCCTTCTCGCATCCTCCCCTGAGCTGCGGCCGGGCGAGTATCGGACAGAGCCGATCTGGATCGGCACGAGCAGCGTTTCGCCGCACGGCGCGGAGTACGTCGCGCCACCTGTCGGCGAGCTTCCGGGGCTGCTTGCCGATTGGTCGCGATTTGCGTCCCGTACCGACGTGCCGATCCTCGCGCACACCGTCCTCGCTCATGCCCAGTTCGAGGCGATCCACCCGTTTCGCGACGGGAATGGCCGCACCGGGCGCGCGCTCATGCAGGCGATGCTGCGCAAACGTGGCGCCACTCGACACGTGGCGGTACCGATCTCATCGGGACTGCTCACGGAAACCGACCGATACTTCGCCGCGCTCCAGGCGTTCGAGGCGGGCGATCCCGTACCGCTCCTCGAGGCAAGCGTCGCCGCGACGCACAGCGCGATCGACAACGCGCGTGAACTTGTGGGAGCGATCGAACAGTTGCGTGAGCGACAGCGGGCCGCGATCGTTGCGCGCCGCGACTCCAAGGTATGGGAGGTGCTCGAATACACGATTCGGCAGCCGGTCTTCACGCCCAGCATGGTCGCGGATGCGTTGGGCATCACCACGACGAACGTCCAGCGCAATCTCGACGTGCTCGTCGACGCAGAGGTACTCATTGCTACCGCGAGCGTGCACAGGGCGCGCGGTCGGATCTACCGGTCCCAGGCGATTCTCGACGAGCTCGATCGGTTCGCCGAGCGCGCGACGCGGCGCACGGCGTAG
- the smpB gene encoding SsrA-binding protein SmpB, protein MPKEKGQKVVARNKKAYHDYTIEDTYEAGMVLHGTEVKALREGRASLIDGYAYVDRGEMWIDNVYIPEYFQGTWNNHTPRRKRKLLLHKEQIRKIAAKTREGGYTIVPLQLYFSDGRAKLEIGVAKGKREYDKRQALRERQDKREADRAIAARKYVGE, encoded by the coding sequence ATGCCCAAGGAGAAGGGTCAGAAGGTCGTTGCGCGCAATAAGAAGGCGTATCACGACTACACGATCGAGGACACCTACGAGGCGGGGATGGTCCTCCACGGCACCGAGGTGAAGGCACTTCGCGAGGGGCGCGCGTCGCTCATCGACGGGTATGCCTACGTCGACCGAGGCGAGATGTGGATCGATAACGTCTACATTCCCGAGTACTTCCAGGGCACCTGGAATAACCACACGCCGCGACGCAAGCGCAAGCTCTTGCTACACAAGGAACAGATCCGCAAGATCGCGGCGAAGACTCGCGAGGGCGGCTACACGATCGTGCCGCTGCAGCTGTACTTTTCGGACGGTCGCGCGAAGCTCGAGATCGGCGTCGCGAAGGGTAAGCGCGAGTACGACAAGCGTCAGGCGCTGCGCGAGCGGCAGGACAAGCGCGAAGCAGACCGCGCGATCGCGGCCCGCAAGTACGTCGGGGAGTAG
- a CDS encoding IS630 family transposase: MATRGPSLPELKLSETERDQLERWVRRRKSAQDLALRSRIVLECATGASNSEVANRMAVSLPTVRKWRSRFLERRLDGLVDDPRPGRPALISVDRVEQVVIDTLESTPQNATHWSRAKMAEKSGLSKSTVGRIWKAFGLKPHLEEGFKLSNDPLFTEKVYDIVGLYLNPPESAVVLSVDEKSQVQALARSQPAFPMMPGVPERRSHDYVRHGTTSLFAALNVADGTVISSIHRKHRSIEFKKFLQKIDKNVPEHLDVHVICDNYSTHKHPTVKAWLAKHPRFHMHFTPTYSSWINQVERLFAEVTRDLLQRSDHRSVQALERDLRGWVKAWNENPKPFIWTKTAEEILESIAKYLKRINGSGH; encoded by the coding sequence ATGGCAACACGTGGACCTTCTCTTCCCGAACTGAAGCTCTCTGAAACTGAGCGTGACCAACTGGAACGGTGGGTGCGTCGCCGGAAGTCAGCGCAGGATCTCGCGTTGCGTTCTCGGATCGTGTTGGAATGCGCGACTGGGGCTTCGAATTCCGAGGTGGCCAATCGTATGGCGGTGTCGTTACCGACGGTGCGCAAGTGGCGTTCGCGGTTTCTGGAGCGGCGGCTGGACGGGCTCGTTGACGATCCGCGGCCGGGTCGCCCCGCGCTGATCAGTGTGGACCGTGTGGAACAGGTGGTCATCGACACGCTGGAATCGACGCCGCAGAACGCGACGCACTGGTCACGGGCGAAGATGGCGGAAAAGTCGGGGCTGTCGAAATCGACAGTGGGGCGGATCTGGAAGGCATTCGGGTTGAAGCCCCACCTGGAGGAAGGGTTCAAGCTCTCCAACGACCCGCTGTTTACTGAGAAGGTCTACGACATTGTTGGCCTCTATCTGAACCCACCCGAGTCGGCGGTGGTGCTCAGTGTGGATGAGAAAAGTCAGGTGCAGGCTTTGGCCCGCTCGCAACCGGCGTTCCCGATGATGCCGGGAGTCCCCGAACGGCGCTCACACGACTATGTCCGGCATGGCACCACGAGTTTGTTTGCCGCGCTGAACGTCGCTGACGGGACGGTGATCTCCTCAATTCATCGTAAGCATCGCTCGATCGAGTTCAAGAAGTTCCTCCAGAAGATCGACAAGAACGTCCCCGAACACCTCGACGTGCATGTGATCTGCGATAACTACTCCACACACAAGCACCCCACCGTTAAGGCGTGGCTTGCCAAGCACCCTCGGTTTCACATGCACTTCACGCCGACTTACTCGTCATGGATCAACCAGGTTGAACGGCTCTTCGCCGAAGTTACTCGTGATCTTTTACAGCGTTCCGATCATCGCAGCGTGCAAGCGCTCGAGAGAGACCTCCGCGGTTGGGTGAAGGCGTGGAACGAGAACCCGAAGCCGTTCATCTGGACCAAGACCGCCGAGGAAATCCTCGAATCCATCGCCAAATACCTGAAACGAATTAACGGATCAGGACACTAG
- the ftsX gene encoding permease-like cell division protein FtsX, with translation MFGFVLGEMWQGLRRNASMVISVILVTFVSLTFVGAALMLQFQIQSMKTYWYDRAQVAVDFCTDLSTSPDCSAGVATEEQIAAVEAELTGPALSPYINEYYFETQQEAYDRFVEQFKDDPMVSFVKPEQLNQTFWVNLVDPSDSEIIVQTVSGMSGVESVTDQRQFLDSIFAVLNGASLAAFTIALVMLVAAVLLVATTIRLSAFSRRRELRIMRLVGASNGFIQAPFILEGVFAGLVGSLLASGAVIGGAHWFVQGYLAPRMPGVQMVGVWPEAIITASVLIVLGVLLAAISSWVSIRRYLRV, from the coding sequence ATGTTCGGATTCGTTCTTGGCGAAATGTGGCAGGGCCTTCGCCGAAATGCCTCGATGGTGATTTCGGTCATCCTGGTGACCTTCGTGTCGCTCACCTTTGTTGGCGCGGCGCTCATGCTGCAGTTCCAGATTCAATCGATGAAGACGTACTGGTACGACCGCGCACAGGTGGCGGTTGACTTCTGTACGGATCTCTCCACGTCGCCCGACTGCTCTGCCGGCGTCGCGACGGAGGAGCAGATTGCTGCCGTCGAGGCCGAGCTGACCGGCCCGGCGCTGTCGCCGTACATAAACGAGTACTACTTCGAGACGCAGCAGGAGGCGTACGACCGCTTCGTCGAGCAGTTCAAGGATGACCCGATGGTCTCCTTCGTGAAGCCCGAGCAGCTGAACCAAACCTTCTGGGTGAACCTCGTCGACCCCTCCGACTCTGAGATCATCGTGCAGACGGTGTCGGGGATGTCGGGCGTCGAGTCGGTGACCGACCAGCGGCAGTTCCTTGACTCCATCTTCGCGGTGCTGAACGGCGCGAGCCTCGCTGCCTTCACGATCGCGTTGGTCATGCTCGTCGCCGCGGTCCTGCTCGTGGCGACCACGATCCGACTCTCCGCATTCTCTCGTCGACGCGAGCTGCGCATCATGCGCCTCGTCGGTGCATCCAATGGCTTTATCCAGGCCCCGTTCATCCTCGAGGGTGTGTTTGCGGGACTTGTCGGCTCGCTGCTCGCGTCAGGTGCTGTCATCGGCGGCGCGCACTGGTTCGTGCAGGGCTACCTCGCGCCGCGGATGCCCGGGGTACAGATGGTGGGCGTGTGGCCGGAGGCGATCATTACCGCCAGCGTCCTGATTGTGCTCGGCGTGCTGCTCGCGGCGATCTCTTCGTGGGTTTCGATCCGCCGGTACCTGCGCGTCTAG
- the ftsE gene encoding cell division ATP-binding protein FtsE — translation MIRFDHVSKVFRGQTEPALDSVTFEILRGEFVFLVGPSGSGKSTVLRHILLEDSPTKGHVHVLGQDLAKISNRKIPYYRRNVGMVFQDFRLLANKTVFENVAYAQKVIGKSRGHIRQAVPDVLKTVGLSGKEDRLPHELSGGEQQRVAIARAVVNKPAILLADEPTGNLDPQTSREIMRVLRRINKNGTAVVMATHDVSIVDEARQRVIELKDGELVRDEAGGVYTPEVVKYEEPEAPEVATEEPRGKTIAAAMAERVAAPDRRPGSRKDDIDSPTTRLPDADEDDDADLHEGGAR, via the coding sequence ATGATCAGATTTGACCACGTCTCCAAGGTATTCCGCGGGCAAACCGAGCCCGCGCTGGACAGCGTGACCTTCGAAATACTCCGCGGGGAGTTCGTGTTCTTGGTCGGACCTTCAGGGTCGGGCAAGTCGACGGTGCTGCGGCACATCCTGCTCGAGGACTCGCCCACGAAGGGACACGTGCACGTGCTCGGTCAGGACCTCGCGAAGATTTCGAACCGGAAGATTCCGTACTACCGGCGCAATGTCGGCATGGTGTTTCAGGACTTCCGGCTGCTCGCGAACAAGACGGTGTTCGAGAACGTCGCCTACGCGCAGAAGGTGATCGGCAAGTCGCGCGGGCATATTCGCCAGGCGGTCCCGGATGTGCTGAAGACCGTCGGTCTTAGCGGCAAGGAAGATCGCCTCCCGCACGAGCTCTCCGGTGGTGAGCAGCAGCGCGTGGCGATCGCGCGCGCCGTCGTGAACAAGCCCGCGATTCTGCTCGCGGACGAGCCGACCGGTAACCTCGACCCGCAGACCTCGCGCGAGATCATGCGCGTATTGCGGCGCATTAACAAGAACGGCACGGCGGTTGTCATGGCGACCCACGACGTGTCGATCGTGGATGAGGCCCGCCAGCGCGTGATCGAGCTCAAGGATGGCGAGCTCGTGCGCGACGAGGCCGGCGGCGTCTACACGCCGGAGGTCGTGAAGTACGAGGAGCCCGAGGCTCCCGAGGTCGCGACCGAGGAACCGCGCGGCAAGACGATCGCCGCGGCGATGGCCGAGCGCGTCGCCGCGCCGGATCGCAGGCCGGGTTCGCGCAAGGATGACATTGACAGCCCGACGACGAGACTTCCGGATGCGGATGAAGACGACGACGCGGACCTGCACGAGGGAGGTGCCCGCTAA
- a CDS encoding methionine/alanine import family NSS transporter small subunit, protein MTPIAITMMVISLVTVWGGLVAVTINLRKNGTDRD, encoded by the coding sequence ATGACTCCAATAGCAATCACCATGATGGTGATCTCGCTCGTGACCGTGTGGGGCGGGCTGGTCGCAGTGACCATCAACCTTCGCAAGAACGGCACGGATCGCGACTAA
- a CDS encoding sodium-dependent transporter, translating to MAKTRTAAKKETFGSRNAFILSAIGSAVGLGNIWRFPYVAYENGGGAFIIPYLVALLCAGIPLLFLDYAIGHRYGGSSPLSLARIQRWMESLGWWQVLVCVIIGIYYAVIVAWSAMYLIFSVTQQWGDDANGFFFGNFLQLSDEVAVGFDFVPSVFWPQLLVWAAVLVVMLLGVRKGIAGANFVFMPLLVVMFLAMVIVSLFLPGAFDGLNAFFTPDWGALLNPSVWAAAVGQIFFSLSVGFGIMITYSSYLRRKTDLTGSGLVVAFSNSSFEILAGIGVFAALGFMANAAGTGINDVVDAGIGLAFVAFPTIISQAPLGSLIGVLFFGSLLFAGFTSMISIIEVVIAGVRDKLGIKRWVAVTVVVIPMAIISLMLFPTTSGLYVLDVLDAFVNQFGILAGALVMVIAVSWIARKLPLLSRHLTRLSSFPAKRLWMVLIGIIVPLALIGMLVSELISKTQEVYGGYPAEFVAIYGWGMSIVLIIGGILLSLLPWTTRVQPVFDEEKADREIDGIISGELAETDEGEIEYVSLEHGEHGEHGKHGKEQGR from the coding sequence ATGGCGAAAACTAGAACTGCGGCCAAGAAAGAAACCTTCGGGTCGCGCAACGCATTCATTCTCTCGGCGATCGGCTCCGCCGTCGGCCTTGGGAACATTTGGCGATTCCCCTACGTCGCTTACGAGAACGGCGGCGGGGCGTTCATCATCCCTTACCTTGTCGCGCTGCTGTGTGCGGGTATTCCGCTCCTCTTCCTCGACTACGCGATCGGTCACCGCTACGGCGGGTCCTCGCCACTGTCGCTCGCGCGAATCCAGCGATGGATGGAGTCGCTCGGCTGGTGGCAGGTGCTTGTTTGTGTGATCATCGGCATCTACTACGCCGTCATCGTCGCGTGGTCGGCGATGTACCTAATCTTCTCGGTCACCCAGCAGTGGGGCGATGACGCCAACGGCTTCTTCTTCGGCAACTTCCTACAGCTGTCCGACGAGGTCGCCGTTGGCTTCGACTTCGTGCCAAGCGTGTTCTGGCCGCAGCTGCTCGTGTGGGCGGCGGTGCTCGTCGTGATGCTGCTCGGCGTGCGTAAGGGCATCGCGGGCGCGAACTTCGTGTTCATGCCGCTGCTTGTCGTGATGTTCCTCGCGATGGTCATCGTCTCGCTCTTCCTCCCGGGCGCCTTCGACGGCCTTAACGCCTTCTTCACGCCGGACTGGGGCGCGCTGCTCAACCCGAGCGTGTGGGCGGCCGCGGTCGGCCAGATCTTCTTCTCGCTCTCGGTCGGCTTCGGCATCATGATCACGTACTCCTCGTACCTGCGCCGCAAGACCGACCTCACCGGTTCGGGCCTCGTCGTTGCGTTCTCCAACTCGAGCTTTGAGATCCTTGCCGGCATCGGCGTGTTCGCGGCGCTCGGCTTCATGGCCAACGCGGCGGGTACCGGGATCAACGACGTCGTGGATGCTGGCATCGGCCTTGCCTTCGTGGCCTTCCCCACGATCATTTCGCAAGCACCACTCGGCTCATTGATCGGGGTGTTGTTCTTCGGATCGCTCCTCTTCGCGGGCTTTACCTCGATGATTTCGATCATCGAGGTGGTTATCGCGGGTGTGCGCGACAAGCTCGGCATCAAGCGCTGGGTTGCGGTGACCGTCGTGGTCATCCCGATGGCGATCATCTCGCTCATGCTGTTCCCGACAACCTCGGGGCTCTACGTCCTCGACGTCCTCGATGCCTTCGTGAACCAGTTCGGCATCCTCGCGGGCGCGCTCGTGATGGTGATCGCGGTCTCGTGGATCGCCCGCAAGCTCCCGCTGTTGTCGCGCCACCTCACTCGCCTGTCCTCGTTCCCGGCAAAGCGGCTCTGGATGGTGTTGATCGGCATCATCGTGCCCCTCGCGCTGATCGGGATGCTCGTTTCCGAGCTGATTTCGAAGACGCAAGAGGTTTACGGCGGCTACCCGGCTGAGTTCGTGGCGATCTACGGCTGGGGTATGTCAATCGTGCTCATCATCGGCGGCATCCTATTGAGCCTGCTGCCCTGGACCACGCGCGTACAGCCGGTCTTTGATGAGGAGAAGGCCGACCGCGAGATCGATGGCATCATTTCGGGCGAGCTCGCCGAGACGGACGAGGGCGAGATCGAATACGTGTCGCTCGAACACGGCGAACACGGCGAACACGGCAAGCACGGAAAGGAGCAAGGCCGATGA